The Phoenix dactylifera cultivar Barhee BC4 chromosome 17, palm_55x_up_171113_PBpolish2nd_filt_p, whole genome shotgun sequence genome contains a region encoding:
- the LOC103705572 gene encoding protein SENSITIVE TO PROTON RHIZOTOXICITY 2-like has product MNPEGPPFFRNNDPQGFRMNNNPQGFRMYEGIESSIPSSPAGVASGAGTYSQTLLYGISLLRDKVQEVQFLVSLVVSPDPTQRQSVAVAASGAGAIIQEIIVAASSMIYALQQVAVGAVSANTEDGSISHPHGVKASYDCLSKANGVDHIDHVLNDFEGGMIGAVTHRSTNTINPDGAKNGHRNKDSSNKPGSPSTACDIIELEAAELLAKYTHYCQVCGKGFKRDANLRMHMRAHGDEYKTNAALSKPMKGGSAAAAMGHEDGTPFGLPRKYSCPQEGCRWNKKHPKFQPLKSMICAKNHYKRSHCPKMFVCNRCNQKQFSVLSDLRTHEKHCGDLKWMCSCGTTFSRKDKLMGHVELFVGHAPATNCFRKQGNLK; this is encoded by the coding sequence ATGAACCCAGAGGGTCCTCCATTCTTCCGGAACAACGACCCACAAGGCTTTCGGATGAACAACAACCCACAAGGCTTTCGGATGTATGAAGGAATAGAAAGCTCGATTCCTTCCTCGCCGGCCGGTGTGGCCTCCGGTGCTGGTACCTACTCCCAAACTCTCTTGTACGGAATTTCACTCCTTAGGGACAAGGTCCAAGAGGTGCAGTTCCTCGTTAGCCTAGTGGTCTCCCCTGATCCAACCCAACGGCAGTCTGTAGCTGTGGCAGCCTCCGGTGCCGGCGCTATAATTCAGGAGATCATCGTCGCAGCCTCCTCGATGATATACGCCTTGCAGCAGGTGGCAGTTGGTGCAGTGTCTGCCAACACCGAGGATGGCAGCATCTCCCATCCTCATGGCGTGAAGGCTTCTTATGATTGCTTATCCAAAGCTAATGGAGTAGATCATATAGATCATGTCCTCAACGACTTTGAAGGTGGTATGATAGGTGCTGTAACTCATCGCAGTACTAATACTATTAATCCTGACGGTGCTAAAAATGGCCACAGAAATAAGGATAGTAGCAACAAGCCAGGATCCCCTTCGACAGCATGCGATATAATCGAACTGGAAGCTGCTGAATTATTGGCCAAGTACACACACTACTGCCAAGTTTGCGGCAAGGGATTCAAGCGTGATGCGAACCTAAGGATGCACATGAGAGCCCATGGAGACGAGTACAAGACAAATGCAGCCCTTTCCAAACCCATGAAGGGGGGCAGCGCCGCCGCTGCCATGGGGCACGAGGACGGCACTCCTTTTGGCTTGCCAAGAAAGTACTCATGCCCTCAGGAAGGGTGCCGGTGGAACAAGAAGCATCCCAAGTTCCAGCCCCTCAAGTCAATGATATGTGCCAAGAACCACTACAAGAGGAGCCACTGCCCGAAGATGTTTGTGTGCAACCGGTGCAACCAAAAGCAATTCTCCGTGCTGTCGGATTTAAGGACGCATGAGAAGCACTGCGGGGATCTCAAGTGGATGTGTTCATGCGGGACAACCTTCTCCAGAAAGGATAAGCTCATGGGTCATGTAGAATTGTTTGTTGGGCACGCTCCTGCGACGAATTGCTTCCGGAAGCAAGGGAACTTGAAGTAG
- the LOC103705494 gene encoding protein BTR1, translating to MESPDSPYASSPEAAPQRSQHAKSPAPDDKKPTHVRFLVSNTAAGCIIGKGGSTITEFQSQSGARIQLSRNHEFFPGTSDRIILISGTVSEVIKAMELIFEKLLTEAEETNDLESVPKVRLVVPNSSCGGIIGKGGSTIKSFIEDSRAGIKISPQDHTYVGLNDRLVTLSGSFEEQMRAVYLILLKLIEDAHYPQTLNSPFSYAGANLRGYPSVPVGYMIPSVAYNTTNYGPNGLGGKYPNNKSMMPQAIPTRSPMGSHEGQGSSVTIGVADEHIGAVVGRGGRNIMEISQVSGARIKISDRGDFLSGTSDRKVTITGSPEAIRTAEAMIMQKVSSNSES from the exons ATGGAATCCCCCGACTCGCCCTATGCTTCCTCACCCGAGGCCGCCCCCCAGCGATCCCAGCACGCCAAATCTCCAGCCCCCG ATGATAAGAAGCCGACACATGTTAGGTTTCTGGTGTCAAATACTGCAGCTGGCTGTATTATTGGAAAGGGAGGATCAACAATTACTGAATTTCAGTCACAGTCCGGAGCTCGTATTCAGTTATCACGTAATCATGAATTTTTTCCAGGAACATCTGATAGAATAATCCTGATTTCTGGAACGGTTAGTGAAGTAATAAAGGCAATGGAACTGATCTTTGAAAAATTGCTGACCGAG GCAGAAGAGACTAATGATCTTGAAAGTGTACCAAAAGTGAGGCTTGTTGTTCCAAATAGCTCATGTGGTGGAATAATTGGCAAAGGGGGATCGACAATAAA GTCATTTATTGAAGATTCCCGGGCTGGCATTAAGATATCGCCTCAGGATCATACTTATGTTGGGTTGAATGATAGGCTAGTTACATTGTCAGGGTCTTTTGAGGAACAAATGCGAGCTGTCTATCTTATATTGTTGAAGTTAATAGAAGATGCTCATTATCCACAAACTTTAAATTCACCATTTTCCTATGCAG GTGCTAATTTACGAGGTTATCCCAGCGTTCCTGTGGGCTATATGATCCCTTCAGTAGCATACAACACAACAAATTATGGACCAAATGGACTTGGGGGAAAATACCCAAATAACAAG AGTATGATGCCACAAGCAATTCCCACAAGGTCACCTATGGGGTCTCATGAAGGCCAAGGCAGCTCAGTCACAATTGGTGTTGCCGATGAGCATATTGGTGCTGTTGTCGGTCGTGGGGGAAGGAACATAATGGAGATCAGTCAG GTTAGTGGAGCTAGGATTAAGATATCAGATAGAGGTGATTTCCTTTCTGGCACCTCAGATAG GAAAGTAACAATCACTGGATCACCGGAAGCAATTCGCACTGCTGAGGCTATGATTATGCAAAAGGTTTCATCTAATTCTGAGAGTTGA
- the LOC103705495 gene encoding NAC domain-containing protein 53, translated as MNGGALSSNPRRPAAPAAAAQLAPGFRFHPTDEELVSYYLKRKVAGKSLRIDSIAEIDLYKCEPWDLPPLSRIVSRDLEWYFFSPLDRKYSNRSRMNRSTAQGYWKTTGKDRSVRHNNRVVGMKKTLVYHAGRAPRGERTNWVMHEYRLEDQELAGTVTCTGIPQDAYVVCRIFKKSGPGPQNGAQYGAPFNEEEWEETDGGMFVLGDDGDDDFYDAGEHEQEYLQMNDFLQDSGSHQEDPSVLLEEILNDPSFNNDMMEHTDEPELQNEPVLSNNDMGKKIGTAEDPPSQNEGYVELNDLADIVNAEDPPSEDSVGCSLRTCNVDGVDDSTNLQEILDVEEFFDTVNENINQPELFQMAPTLCDNYKLQPIDLRNPLDGDCPSGQLADGNTLLFDAASNDLAFAQDDFAELNHLLDSPISDPSGFDMVDNLMAYFDAADDNLHVDTAGFLEKSGCMNSSILDQFNLTPEFDGINAQPNEVIPWASEANVASDPSSSLRLPDAGNQLKTEKDVNIKLDVQGSESNGKTITKRLVNMLGSISAPPALAAEYPVGRSEKPVGQISETHSASSVHVTAGMIQIRDLTVTGHTKHWSLQKNGDADFLLSYSMAGNEVSNSIGFDPISKMQGGPLSVVLRGGFYLFFLSALILTVSYRVGLCICSR; from the exons ATGAACGGCGGCGCATTGTCCTCCAATCCGCGCCGGCCCGCCGCTCCGGCCGCCGCGGCACAGCTCGCTCCGGGATTCCGGTTCCACCCAACCGATGAGGAGCTTGTCAGCTACTACCTCAAGCGCAAGGTTGCCGGAAAATCCCTCCGCATCGATTCCATCGCCGAGATCGATCTGTACAAGTGCGAGCCCTGGGACCTCCCGCCCCTGTCCCGGATCGTGAGCCGGGACCTGGAGTGGTACTTCTTTAGCCCCCTCGATCGCAAGTACTCTAATCGCTCCCGGATGAATCGCTCCACCGCCCAGGGCTACTGGAAGACCACCGGCAAGGACCGCTCCGTCCGTCACAACAACCGCGTCGTCGGCATGAAGAAAACCCTCGTCTACCATGCCGGCCGGGCACCCCGTGGCGAGAGGACCAATTGGGTGATGCATGAATACCGGCTTGAGGACCAGGAACTCGCTGGCACTGTCACTTGCACTGGGATCCCTCAG GATGCGTACGTTGTCTGCAGGATCTTTAAGAAGAGCGGCCCAGGGCCACAGAACGGGGCTCAGTATGGGGCTCCATTTAACGAGGAGGAATGGGAGGAGACCGATGGTGGTATGTTCGTGCTGGGAGATGATGGCGACGATGACTTTTATGATGCTGGAGAACACGAACAGGAGTACTTGCAGATGAATGATTTTCTGCAG GACAGTGGCAGCCATCAGGAAGATCCTTCAGTTCTACTGGAGGAAATACTGAATGACCCAAGTTTCAATAATGACATGATGGAACACACTGATGAACCTGAACTGCAGAATGAGCCAGTGCTGAGTAATAATGACATGGGCAAAAAAATTGGCACGGCAGAAGACCCTCCAAGCCAAAATGAGGGATATGTGGAGCTTAATGAtcttgctgatattgtaaacgcGGAAGACCCTCCTAGTGAAGACTCTGTAGGTTGCTCTTTAAGGACTTGTAATGTGGATGGAGTAGATGATAgcaccaatttacaagaaatccTTGATGTGGAGGAATTTTTCGACACTGTGAATGAAAATATAAACCAGCCGGAACTGTTTCAGATGGCCCCAACACTTTGTGATAACTATAAGCTGCAACCGATTGATCTCAGGAATCCCTTAGATGGTGATTGTCCTTCCGGTCAACTGGCTGACGGAAATACATTGTTATTTGATGCAGCTAGTAATGATCTAGCATTTGCTCAGGATGATTTTGCCGAACTGAATCATCTTCTGGACTCGCCTATTTCCGATCCATCTGGATTTGATATGGTGGATAATTTAATGGCGTACTTTGATGCTGCAGATGATAATTTACATGTTGATACTGCAGGCTTCTTAGAAAAGTCAGGGTGTATGAATTCTTCCATCTTGGACCAGTTCAACCTCACTCCTGAA TTTGATGGCATCAATGCTCAACCAAATGAGGTGATCCCCTGGGCATCAGAAGCAAATGTTGCAAGCGACCCATCATCCTCTCTTAGATTACCTGATGCTGGTAATCAATTAAAGACTGAAAAAGATGTCAATATTAAACTAG ATGTCCAAGGGAGTGAGAGTAATGGTAAAACGATCACAAAACGGCTTGTGAACATGTTGGGCTCAATCTCAGCTCCCCCTGCCCTTGCTGCGGAATATCCTGTTGGGAGGTCTGAGAAGCCTGTTGGACAAATCTCTGAAACCCATTCAGCCAGCTCGGTACATGTCACAGCTGGGATGATCCAAATACGTGATCTAACCGTGACAGGACACACAAAACACTGGTCCCTGCAGAAGAATGGAGATGCGGACTTTCTCCTCTCCTACAGTATGGCTGGTAATGAAGTTAGCAACTCTATAGGTTTTGACCCAATTTCAAAGATGCAGGGAGGACCATTGTCAGTGGTGCTACGTGGTggcttctatcttttcttcctcTCAGCGTTGATTCTTACAGTAAGCTATAGAGTAGGATTGTGTATTTGTAGCAGGTGA